ATGCCGAACGCTGACGAACATTTCCAACGCCGCCTTCGCCAACTTCGCAGCCAGGACGGCTGGGAAATCCCTTCATGCAAGTACGACGGTAGCTTGGCGCCGGAACAGTACCGAATTGACAAAGTTGGATGGCACCCAGGATGTGGAACTCCTCGCCCAAAAAAGTCGGTCATTAGTAGAGCGAAGCGACGAGCTGTCTTTGATCGCGACGGGTGGACATGCGTTATCTGTGGCGCCCGAAGCGGTGAGCCCTCAATTGATACTCCCGGGAAAACTGTGATCCTGACGGTGGGCCACGTATTGTCTAACGAATACGGCGGCAGTACGGACATCAGAAACCTGCGGACTGAATGTTCCGACTGCAATGAGCCGATCAGGTCGGAGAGTAGAAAGCCGGAAAGCCCAGAGGAGATCGCCACCGCGGCACGGAAATTAGGAAAGGCGGACCGGGTTCGCCTCGCAACGTGGGTCCAAGCCGGCCACCATATCCGCGACTCCGCCCAGGAAGTGTTCGATCGATACCGTCAGCTCTCGCCCGGCGACCAACAGATTGCCAAGGTACAAATCATGATGATCGCTGGAATCCGCGACGCATGACGCGCTAGGACCGTTCGGGCCCCAGGAGGAACGTCCGAAGGCAAGCAGCCCGTTCATCTCACGGGCCGGAGGCCTTACCTTGATAGGTATGAGGCATTCTGAAGTGGTCCACTCACCGCAAAATCCACCCGGCCGATCCGAATACGTGACGTCAGTCGGCCGGTCACGCAACATGTCCGCTATACGTCGACGCGATACCAAACCAGAAATTCAGTTGCGCTCAATGCTGCATCGCAAAGGCTTCAGGTTCCGCAAAGATCACGCGATCCGCGTCGACGGCCATCTAGTGCGGCCGGACATAGCTTTCACGCGGCAACGTGTGGCAATATTCATCGACGGGTGCTTTTGGCACAGTTGCCCTCAACACGGCCGGAAGCCGAGCGTAAATCAAGATTATTGGACGCCTAAACTCCAAGGAAATACAAAACGCGACATAGAGCAAACCAAAGCCCTTGAATTTGCTGGATGGACAGTGCTCCGGTTCTGGGAGCACGAAGATTTAGTGGCTGTCATAAATTCCATTTCCGACGCCCTAGCTAAGTAGCTTAGCGAGCACAGGTTGGTGGTGGGTAACATAACCAACGGAGCCAGACCGATTATTCTGTTGCTTCAGCCCAGCCGCCTCGTTTGCGATTCTGACCTTCGGTGCCCAGCACCCTCCCGTTCTAAGGACGCGGGGTCGTGACCAGCATTCTTCAAGAATCGACGGGCGCACGGCCCACGGCGGTACGAGCACCCCATCTTCAACCCGTCGGCTGCGAACTGCCTGAACGAGCGCCTTAGGGGTGACAACGGATCTACCTACGAGTCGGAGCTGCTGTCTCCCTTTCGACCACATCAAGACACTTAACTGATGTGCACTCATGGCGTCAACCGCGCACGGCACGTTCCGCACGGAGTCACAGGTGCCCCTGGCGTGTTCCCGGTGAATGAGTCCAACCAGTTTTAGAGTCCTGTAGCCCGATGTCGGGCGAGAAGGGACGATGAACGAATGGCTGGTCGGAAGCGGCACTCCGCTGAGGACATCGTGCGCAAACTACGGCGTGCAGACGAGTTGGCCGCGGCAGGCAAGACCGGCGAGGAGATCGCCGCCGAACTCGAGGTGTCGCCGGCAACGCTCTACAACTGGCGCCGTACCTACGGCGGCATGGACACCGACGCCGCCAAAGAGCTCAAAGAACTGCGCGAGCAGAACGCCCGGCTCAAGCGACTGCTCGCCGAGGCTGAGCTGGTCAAAGACGCACTGCGGGAGGTCGCGAAGGGAAAATTCTGAGCCCAGCTGCCAAGCGCCGCGCCGTCGACATGCTCACCACCACGTTGGGCATGTCGGAACGGCTGGCATGCAAAGCCGTTGGGCTGGCCCGCTCCACCTGCCGCCGCCTGCCATTGTCGCAGACCCCCGCCGATCCTGATGCCGAGATGCGGGCCTGGCTGCGTTCCTACGCCACCAAACATCCCGTGCCATGGGTTCCGGCGTGCCTGGGCGGCGTTGCGCTACGACGAGCGCCGTGAGGTCAACAAGAAGAAGATCCACCGCCTGTGGCGTGAGGAGGGACTGCAGGTGCGGGTGCGCAGCCCGCGTAAGCGGGCAGGGGTGTCCTCGATACCACCGATTGAGGCCGACGCGCCGAATGTGGTGTGGGCGATCGACTTCCAGTTCGACTCCACGACCGACGGCAAGGCCATCAAGATCGCCTCAATGATCGACGAACACACCCGGGTGTCGCTGTTGAACATCGTCGAGCGCTCGATCACTGCCGACCGGGTCGTCGACGAGCTCAAGAAGGTGTTCGCCGCAGCAGGCGGGC
This region of Mycolicibacterium goodii genomic DNA includes:
- a CDS encoding HNH endonuclease; translated protein: MILTVGHVLSNEYGGSTDIRNLRTECSDCNEPIRSESRKPESPEEIATAARKLGKADRVRLATWVQAGHHIRDSAQEVFDRYRQLSPGDQQIAKVQIMMIAGIRDA
- a CDS encoding very short patch repair endonuclease; its protein translation is MSAIRRRDTKPEIQLRSMLHRKGFRFRKDHAIRVDGHLVRPDIAFTRQRVAIFIDGCFWHSCPQHGRKPSVNQDYWTPKLQGNTKRDIEQTKALEFAGWTVLRFWEHEDLVAVINSISDALAK